Proteins encoded within one genomic window of Couchioplanes caeruleus:
- a CDS encoding FadR/GntR family transcriptional regulator: protein MADPLIHSPIVRSSVVDELVERLRADVLGERYAPGSLLPPERELAAGYGVTRTSLKHALVRLVEAGLLETRHGIGTRVRDFRRTAGPDLLPFLVSLDGPSWLAEVFTVRREIGALIAARAAGHAEEADRERLVRLRDDIAAAPAPGPAQQAEAEVHRALAAASGNRVYELLVNSLLRAYDDVRELFAAPFADPAEAARRITPLVEAVRSCDPAAAHAAADAYYLSTERLMLGDDGVHDDARSDDGGGPAERGGR from the coding sequence GTGGCTGATCCACTGATCCACTCGCCCATTGTGCGGAGCTCCGTCGTCGACGAACTGGTCGAGCGGCTGCGCGCCGACGTGCTCGGCGAGCGGTACGCGCCGGGCAGCCTGCTGCCACCCGAACGGGAGCTGGCCGCGGGCTACGGCGTGACCCGCACGTCGCTCAAGCACGCGCTGGTCCGCCTCGTGGAGGCGGGCCTGCTGGAGACCCGGCACGGGATCGGCACCCGCGTGCGCGACTTCCGGCGCACCGCAGGCCCCGACCTGCTGCCGTTCCTGGTCTCGCTGGACGGGCCGAGCTGGCTGGCGGAGGTGTTCACCGTCCGCCGCGAGATCGGCGCGCTGATCGCGGCCCGGGCCGCCGGGCACGCCGAGGAGGCCGACCGGGAACGGCTGGTCCGGCTCCGCGACGACATCGCCGCCGCGCCGGCTCCCGGCCCGGCTCAGCAGGCCGAGGCCGAGGTACACCGCGCCCTCGCCGCCGCCTCCGGCAACCGGGTGTACGAGCTGCTCGTCAACTCGCTGCTGCGGGCGTACGACGACGTACGGGAACTCTTCGCCGCCCCGTTCGCCGACCCCGCCGAGGCCGCCCGGCGGATCACCCCGCTGGTCGAGGCGGTCCGGTCCTGCGACCCGGCGGCGGCACACGCCGCCGCCGACGCTTACTACCTCTCCACCGAACGACTCATGCTGGGAGACGACGGTGTTCACGACGATGCGAGAAGTGATGACGGGGGCGGTCCGGCTGAGCGGGGAGGCCGGTGA
- a CDS encoding discoidin domain-containing protein, with amino-acid sequence MDAKRWSRGAATLMMCAVTGAVVVVTQQDGEPAAARDPHAAHLIPRMVPVAITAPGPLPRTGWTVTADSSPSGTGAGNAIDDNPATTWRTAATALPHTLTIDTGNLVAVGGLSYLPPSDSPNGRIGRYRISVSGDGTAYTDVANGTFADDEGVKTSTFATVLTRFVRLTALSEAGNRGSWSAAAEIHLLGGTDPALARTGWTVSADSQETAAENGAAANVLDGNTATMWHTAWSTAPAAPLPHQITVDTKATHLISGLSYLPRQGGGRNGTIGQYRVETSTDGATWGAAAATGRFADVSTAQTVTFDPRIARYVRLTALTEAGNRGPWSSAAELNLLGRADPTLARTGWTVTASDQETARENGAAANVLDGNAATIWHSAWSSTPPAPLPHLLTVDLRTAVRVGGLAYLPRPAASPNGRIGRYKIETSTDGTAWSARVTGGAFADNPALQTVVFPPATARYVRLTAESEAGTRGPWSSAAEINLLGPSGSVAPARGTWSAPVGFPLVPAAAAQLPDGKILTWSAYARDTFSGGRGRTVTATYDPATGEVTQRTVTETGHDMFCPGISVLPNGRIVVTGGNDSARTSIYDPGTDAWTTGPAMTTARGYQSSTTLSDGRIFTIGGSWSGGVGGTDGTPRKAGEVYSTATGWTALPGARVEPMLTADANPNGDYRKDNHAWLFGWSGGTVLQAGPSRAMNWYTTAGTGGTTPAGNRADDVDAMNGNAVMYDAGKILTVGGATSYENVDASTSAYALSISGTTVTARRTGSLTHARSFANSVVLPDGKVVVFGGQNYPVPFSDNTAVLGAEMWDPATESFTTLASAAIPRTYHSVALLMPDARVFTGGGGLCGNCGTNHFDGEIFTPPNLLNPDGTRAPRPVITTAPATAGNGASITVATDRAVSSFAIVRMGTATHSVNTDQRRIALAPTAVTGGYRLTIPADRGVALPGYWMLFAMDARGVPSVAKTIRIG; translated from the coding sequence ATGGATGCGAAACGGTGGTCGCGGGGCGCGGCGACGCTGATGATGTGCGCCGTCACCGGCGCGGTGGTGGTCGTCACGCAGCAGGACGGGGAACCGGCGGCGGCGCGCGACCCGCACGCCGCGCACCTCATACCGCGGATGGTGCCGGTCGCGATCACCGCGCCGGGGCCGTTGCCGCGGACCGGATGGACGGTCACGGCGGACAGCTCGCCGAGCGGGACGGGCGCCGGTAACGCCATCGACGACAACCCGGCGACCACCTGGCGTACGGCGGCGACCGCGCTCCCCCACACGTTGACCATCGACACCGGCAACCTGGTCGCGGTCGGCGGCCTGAGCTACCTGCCGCCGTCCGACTCGCCGAACGGCCGCATCGGGCGGTACCGGATCTCGGTCAGCGGCGACGGGACCGCCTACACCGACGTGGCGAACGGGACGTTCGCCGACGACGAGGGGGTCAAGACCTCCACGTTCGCGACCGTGCTGACCCGTTTCGTACGCCTCACCGCGCTCAGCGAGGCGGGCAACCGCGGGTCGTGGTCGGCGGCGGCGGAGATCCACCTGCTCGGTGGCACCGATCCGGCGCTCGCGCGTACCGGATGGACGGTCTCGGCGGACAGCCAGGAGACCGCGGCCGAGAACGGGGCTGCCGCCAACGTGCTCGACGGCAACACCGCGACGATGTGGCACACGGCGTGGAGCACCGCGCCCGCCGCGCCGCTGCCACACCAGATCACCGTGGACACGAAGGCGACCCACCTGATCTCCGGGCTGAGCTACCTGCCCCGGCAGGGCGGGGGCCGCAACGGCACCATCGGGCAGTACCGGGTGGAGACCAGCACGGACGGCGCGACGTGGGGCGCCGCGGCGGCGACCGGCCGCTTCGCGGACGTCAGCACCGCGCAGACCGTCACCTTCGACCCGCGGATCGCGCGCTACGTCCGCCTCACCGCGCTGACCGAGGCCGGCAACCGCGGGCCGTGGAGCAGCGCGGCGGAGCTCAACCTGCTCGGGCGGGCCGACCCCACCCTGGCCCGCACCGGCTGGACGGTGACCGCCTCCGACCAGGAGACCGCCCGGGAGAACGGCGCGGCCGCCAACGTCCTGGACGGCAACGCCGCCACGATCTGGCACTCGGCGTGGAGCAGCACCCCACCCGCGCCGCTGCCGCACTTGCTGACCGTCGACCTGAGGACCGCCGTTCGGGTGGGTGGTCTCGCCTATCTGCCGCGCCCGGCGGCGTCGCCGAACGGCCGCATCGGCCGCTACAAGATCGAGACCAGCACCGACGGTACGGCGTGGAGCGCGCGCGTGACCGGCGGCGCCTTCGCGGACAACCCCGCACTGCAGACCGTGGTGTTCCCGCCGGCGACCGCGCGGTACGTGCGGCTGACGGCGGAGTCGGAGGCGGGCACGCGCGGACCCTGGAGCAGCGCCGCCGAGATCAACCTGCTGGGCCCGAGCGGCTCGGTCGCCCCGGCCCGCGGCACGTGGAGTGCGCCGGTCGGCTTCCCGCTGGTGCCGGCGGCCGCGGCCCAGCTTCCCGACGGCAAGATTCTCACCTGGTCGGCGTACGCGCGGGACACGTTCTCGGGCGGCCGCGGGCGTACGGTGACCGCCACCTATGACCCGGCGACCGGCGAGGTCACCCAGCGGACCGTGACCGAGACCGGCCACGACATGTTCTGCCCCGGGATCTCGGTGCTGCCCAACGGGCGCATCGTCGTCACCGGCGGCAACGACAGTGCCAGGACCAGCATCTACGACCCCGGCACCGACGCGTGGACGACCGGCCCGGCGATGACCACCGCCCGCGGTTACCAGTCGAGCACCACGCTCTCCGACGGCCGGATCTTCACCATCGGCGGCTCGTGGAGCGGAGGGGTCGGCGGCACCGACGGCACCCCGCGCAAGGCCGGGGAGGTGTACTCGACGGCGACGGGCTGGACCGCCCTGCCGGGCGCCCGGGTGGAACCGATGCTGACCGCGGACGCCAACCCCAACGGCGACTACCGCAAGGACAACCACGCCTGGCTGTTCGGGTGGAGCGGCGGCACCGTGCTGCAGGCCGGGCCGAGCCGGGCGATGAACTGGTATACGACGGCCGGCACCGGGGGCACCACGCCGGCCGGCAACCGCGCCGACGACGTGGACGCCATGAACGGCAACGCCGTGATGTACGACGCCGGCAAGATCCTGACGGTCGGGGGCGCCACGTCGTACGAGAACGTCGACGCCAGCACCAGTGCCTACGCCCTGAGCATCTCCGGCACCACGGTGACCGCCCGCCGGACGGGCTCGCTGACGCACGCGCGGTCGTTCGCCAACAGCGTGGTCCTGCCCGACGGCAAGGTGGTGGTGTTCGGCGGACAGAACTATCCGGTGCCGTTCTCGGACAACACCGCGGTGCTCGGCGCCGAGATGTGGGACCCGGCCACCGAGTCGTTCACCACTCTGGCGTCGGCGGCGATCCCGCGTACGTACCACAGCGTGGCGCTCCTGATGCCGGACGCGCGGGTCTTCACCGGCGGCGGCGGCCTGTGCGGCAACTGCGGGACCAACCACTTCGACGGCGAGATCTTCACGCCGCCGAACCTGCTGAATCCCGACGGCACGCGGGCGCCCCGGCCGGTCATCACCACGGCCCCGGCCACGGCCGGCAACGGTGCGTCGATCACGGTGGCGACCGACCGGGCGGTGTCCTCGTTCGCGATCGTCCGCATGGGCACGGCGACGCACAGCGTGAACACGGACCAGCGCCGCATCGCCCTGGCGCCGACGGCGGTGACGGGCGGCTACCGGCTCACCATCCCGGCCGACCGGGGTGTCGCGCTGCCCGGCTACTGGATGCTCTTCGCGATGGACGCGCGCGGAGTGCCCAGCGTCGCGAAGACCATCCGCATCGGATGA
- a CDS encoding MarR family winged helix-turn-helix transcriptional regulator: MSAPAQPLDFGILLALAYQNFVRDLRAFLAEQGFDDLGRSDGFVFRALGDRPMTVSDLAGRLEVTKQAAAQIVDDMQRRGYVRRTPDPDDRRAQRLELTDRGASALAAARRFHERYERRLTRDHGASAVRALRDVLAAIVTEPDETPDPRLRALYL, translated from the coding sequence ATGTCCGCTCCGGCGCAACCCCTCGACTTCGGCATCCTGCTCGCGCTCGCGTATCAGAACTTCGTCCGCGACCTTCGCGCGTTCCTGGCCGAGCAGGGCTTCGACGACCTGGGCCGCTCCGACGGGTTCGTCTTCCGGGCGCTGGGGGACCGTCCGATGACGGTCAGCGACCTGGCCGGCCGGCTCGAGGTGACCAAGCAGGCAGCGGCCCAGATCGTCGACGACATGCAGCGGCGCGGTTACGTCCGCCGTACCCCGGATCCGGACGACCGCCGGGCCCAGCGCCTGGAGCTGACCGACCGCGGTGCGTCGGCGCTGGCGGCCGCCCGCCGTTTCCACGAGCGCTACGAACGACGCCTCACCCGCGACCATGGTGCCTCAGCGGTCCGTGCGCTACGGGACGTCCTCGCCGCGATCGTGACCGAGCCCGACGAGACCCCGGACCCGCGGCTGCGCGCGCTGTACCTCTAG
- a CDS encoding GMC family oxidoreductase: MTDRLGALAAALLGTDADEGRRIATELTRLSAAFPRPVRLGLGVAGGGLDLAARLLSGKSLARLDPATREAVCTALAARPGGRALLDAVKMPLLLAAAAGGAASAAPADAAPAAASPPAPEPELTCVAVDDWPRRSRADAVVIGSGAGGAMAARELARAGLSVVVLEEGRRFTAAEFRDRPAADRFVDLYRDGGATFALGTPPVLLPQGRGVGGTTLVNSGTCYRTPERVLRRWRDVHGLALADPARFGPLLDEVERTLRVAPQPTDVLGRNGELVLAGAAALGWKAAPMRRNAPGCAGSCQCVVGCPRNAKNGVHLNALPQACAAGAVVVTGARVERIVTARGRAVGVRFRGRLIAAPLVVAAAGALETPRLLSRSGLGGHPGIGRGLAVHPAVSLAGRFGEPVIAWRGVLQSVGVEQLHDDGVLIEATAGPPGLVSFVPPGIGRELHAELASADRLATVGAMIADQPSGRVSARTVRYRLADSDADRLRLAIVAIGELLFAAGAEAVLTGLAHRPHAHSVGELRDAVATADTRQLHLAAFHPTGSARMGADPQRAPVDPDGRLRGVHGVWVADASTLPGCPEVNPQVSIMAVALAAGRAAAAEAGR, encoded by the coding sequence GTGACTGATCGCCTGGGCGCACTCGCCGCCGCCCTGCTCGGCACCGACGCCGACGAGGGCAGGCGGATCGCGACCGAGCTGACCCGCCTCTCCGCCGCCTTCCCCCGGCCGGTACGGCTCGGGCTCGGCGTCGCCGGCGGCGGTCTCGACCTGGCCGCCCGGCTGCTGAGCGGCAAGTCGCTCGCCCGGCTCGACCCAGCCACCCGGGAGGCGGTCTGCACCGCGCTCGCCGCCCGGCCCGGCGGCCGGGCGCTGCTCGACGCCGTGAAGATGCCGCTGCTGCTGGCCGCGGCGGCCGGTGGGGCCGCGAGCGCGGCGCCGGCGGACGCGGCACCGGCGGCGGCCTCCCCGCCCGCGCCCGAGCCGGAGCTGACCTGTGTCGCCGTCGATGACTGGCCGCGGCGCAGCCGGGCCGACGCCGTCGTGATCGGTTCCGGGGCCGGTGGTGCGATGGCCGCCCGCGAGCTGGCCCGGGCCGGACTCTCGGTGGTGGTGCTGGAGGAAGGCCGGCGGTTCACCGCTGCGGAGTTCCGCGACCGGCCGGCCGCCGATCGCTTCGTGGACCTGTACCGCGACGGCGGCGCGACCTTCGCGCTCGGCACCCCGCCGGTGCTGCTGCCGCAGGGGCGCGGCGTCGGCGGCACCACGCTCGTGAACTCGGGCACCTGCTACCGCACCCCGGAGCGGGTCCTGCGGCGCTGGCGCGACGTGCACGGCCTCGCGCTGGCCGACCCGGCGCGGTTCGGGCCGTTACTGGACGAGGTGGAGCGCACCCTGCGGGTGGCGCCCCAGCCGACGGACGTGCTGGGCCGCAACGGCGAACTGGTGCTGGCCGGCGCCGCGGCGCTCGGCTGGAAGGCCGCGCCGATGCGCCGCAACGCGCCCGGCTGTGCCGGCTCCTGCCAGTGCGTCGTCGGTTGCCCGCGCAACGCCAAGAACGGCGTCCACCTCAACGCCCTGCCGCAGGCGTGCGCCGCCGGCGCGGTCGTGGTGACCGGCGCCAGGGTGGAGCGGATCGTCACGGCTCGCGGGCGCGCCGTCGGGGTGCGTTTCCGCGGCCGGTTGATCGCCGCCCCGCTCGTCGTGGCGGCGGCCGGCGCGTTGGAGACACCCCGGCTGCTGTCCCGGTCCGGGCTGGGCGGGCATCCCGGGATCGGCCGCGGGCTCGCGGTGCACCCGGCGGTCAGCCTGGCCGGCCGGTTCGGCGAGCCCGTGATCGCCTGGCGCGGCGTCCTGCAGAGCGTCGGCGTCGAGCAACTCCACGACGACGGCGTCCTCATCGAGGCCACCGCCGGCCCACCGGGGCTGGTCTCGTTCGTCCCGCCCGGCATCGGCCGGGAGCTGCACGCCGAGCTCGCCTCCGCGGACCGGCTGGCCACCGTCGGTGCGATGATCGCCGACCAGCCGAGCGGCCGGGTCAGCGCCCGCACGGTGCGCTACCGGCTGGCCGACAGCGACGCGGACCGGCTCCGGCTCGCCATCGTGGCCATCGGGGAGCTGCTGTTCGCCGCCGGCGCCGAGGCGGTCCTCACCGGGCTCGCCCACCGCCCGCACGCACACAGCGTCGGCGAGCTGCGCGACGCGGTCGCCACGGCCGACACCCGGCAGTTGCATCTCGCGGCGTTCCACCCGACGGGCAGCGCGCGGATGGGCGCCGATCCCCAGCGCGCGCCGGTGGACCCGGACGGGCGGCTGCGCGGCGTCCACGGGGTGTGGGTCGCCGACGCGTCCACGCTGCCCGGCTGCCCGGAGGTCAATCCGCAGGTGAGCATCATGGCGGTCGCCCTGGCCGCGGGCCGGGCCGCGGCGGCCGAGGCGGGCCGCTGA
- a CDS encoding electron transfer flavoprotein subunit alpha/FixB family protein encodes MRPVLVLVDRTATGGTVCRSTCALLTLARRLGPPLAVLCGPPGAASVALLGRYGATTVTTTARPELDEYPAAARVELLSHLVRRTAPAAVLVASHRLGQEIAARLAARLGSGLVSDVVDLRGDADGPVAVQPALLGTYRVESRVTGGVPVFTVRADAVEPVAAPVEPDVQRVEIGFPPGVRAVRRIARRPAGAELRPELATAAVVVAGGRGLGSQQSFGLVGALAKALHGTAGGSHSAAELGWCPRCEQIDQVGTIVHPRLYLALGISGSVRHRAAMQHAETIVAIDRNPAAPIFDLADLGVVGDVHRVVPELLAEISRRKATR; translated from the coding sequence ATGAGACCTGTGCTGGTGCTCGTGGATCGCACCGCGACCGGCGGGACCGTGTGCCGCTCCACGTGCGCGCTGCTCACCCTCGCCCGCCGGCTCGGCCCGCCCCTGGCGGTCCTCTGCGGCCCGCCCGGCGCGGCAAGCGTCGCCCTGCTGGGCCGGTACGGCGCCACCACGGTCACCACCACCGCCCGCCCCGAGCTCGACGAGTATCCCGCCGCCGCCCGGGTCGAGCTGCTGTCCCACCTCGTACGCCGGACGGCACCCGCCGCCGTCCTCGTGGCCTCCCACCGGCTCGGCCAGGAGATCGCCGCCCGGCTGGCCGCGCGGCTCGGCTCCGGCCTCGTCAGTGACGTCGTCGACCTGCGCGGGGACGCCGACGGGCCGGTCGCGGTCCAGCCGGCGCTGCTCGGTACGTACCGGGTGGAGTCCCGCGTGACCGGCGGCGTGCCGGTGTTCACCGTGCGCGCCGACGCCGTCGAGCCGGTGGCCGCGCCGGTGGAGCCGGACGTCCAGCGGGTCGAGATCGGCTTCCCGCCCGGCGTCCGTGCGGTGCGCCGGATCGCCCGCCGGCCGGCCGGCGCCGAGCTCCGGCCGGAGCTGGCCACGGCGGCCGTCGTCGTCGCCGGCGGCCGGGGTCTGGGCTCGCAGCAGTCTTTCGGCCTGGTCGGCGCGCTCGCCAAGGCACTGCACGGCACCGCCGGCGGGTCGCACAGCGCGGCCGAGCTCGGCTGGTGCCCGCGGTGCGAACAGATCGACCAGGTGGGCACGATCGTCCACCCCCGCCTGTACCTGGCGCTCGGCATCTCCGGCTCGGTCCGCCACCGGGCCGCCATGCAGCACGCGGAGACGATCGTGGCGATCGACCGCAACCCGGCCGCGCCCATCTTCGACCTGGCCGACCTCGGCGTGGTCGGCGACGTGCACCGCGTGGTGCCCGAATTGCTCGCCGAGATCAGCAGACGCAAGGCCACCCGGTGA
- a CDS encoding electron transfer flavoprotein subunit beta/FixA family protein, translated as MKIVVLVKHVPCTLRGMTFGADHTLERAARPGRLNEADEYAVDQARRIARRRRDVQITAVTMGPAASAAALRKALILGADDAVHVLDDRLHGSDALATARVLATAVDRLGFDLVLSGSASSDAGMSAVPAMVAELLGVPVLCFADILRVREQKVEIARDDGAGLQTYVAALPAVVSITERCGEPLLPTLTATLDAHHKLVHTWSLDDLGIAGNDAGGATTTIVRPVPADPAGRTQVLLADDPAVAAIRLADFLALHQFL; from the coding sequence ATGAAGATCGTGGTCTTGGTCAAGCACGTGCCGTGCACGCTGCGCGGCATGACGTTCGGTGCCGACCACACGCTGGAGCGCGCCGCGCGGCCCGGTCGGCTCAACGAGGCCGACGAGTACGCGGTCGACCAGGCCCGGCGGATCGCACGGCGGCGGCGCGACGTGCAGATCACCGCCGTGACGATGGGTCCGGCCGCGTCCGCCGCGGCGCTGCGCAAGGCGTTGATCCTCGGCGCCGACGACGCGGTCCACGTCCTCGACGACCGGCTGCACGGCAGCGACGCGCTCGCCACCGCGCGGGTGCTCGCCACCGCCGTGGACCGGCTCGGCTTCGACCTCGTGCTGTCCGGCTCGGCGTCGTCGGACGCCGGGATGTCCGCGGTGCCGGCCATGGTCGCGGAGCTGCTCGGGGTTCCGGTGCTCTGCTTCGCCGACATCCTGCGGGTCCGCGAGCAGAAGGTCGAGATCGCCCGGGACGACGGCGCGGGCCTGCAGACGTACGTCGCCGCGCTGCCCGCCGTGGTCTCGATCACCGAGCGCTGCGGTGAACCCCTGTTGCCCACCCTGACGGCGACCCTCGACGCCCACCACAAGCTGGTCCACACCTGGTCGCTGGACGACCTCGGCATCGCCGGGAACGACGCCGGTGGCGCCACCACGACCATCGTCCGCCCCGTCCCGGCCGACCCGGCCGGGCGGACCCAGGTGCTGCTCGCCGACGACCCCGCGGTAGCCGCCATCCGGCTGGCGGACTTCCTGGCGCTCCACCAGTTCCTCTAG
- a CDS encoding YbjQ family protein: protein MLIVSSNDIPGYEIQAVLGEVFGVTVRSRNMGTGISAGFRALSGGEIPEMTQLMLQSRNEAMGRMIHAAKSHGANAIVAYRFDSGELASNWIEICAYGTAVWIVPVSEYAKRQHEALARAGRLPHQHQYATNVDEHGPPATH from the coding sequence ATGTTGATCGTGAGCTCGAACGACATCCCCGGATACGAGATCCAGGCAGTCCTCGGAGAGGTCTTCGGCGTGACCGTCCGGTCGCGCAACATGGGCACGGGCATCTCGGCCGGGTTCCGCGCCCTCAGTGGCGGCGAGATACCCGAGATGACCCAGTTGATGCTGCAGAGCCGCAACGAGGCCATGGGCCGGATGATCCACGCGGCGAAGTCCCACGGTGCCAATGCCATCGTGGCGTACCGCTTCGACAGCGGTGAGCTCGCGAGCAACTGGATCGAGATCTGCGCCTACGGCACGGCGGTCTGGATCGTGCCCGTCTCGGAGTACGCCAAGCGCCAGCACGAGGCCCTGGCCCGCGCCGGCCGGCTACCCCACCAGCACCAGTACGCCACGAACGTGGACGAGCACGGGCCGCCCGCGACGCACTGA
- a CDS encoding ATP-binding protein: MNRQRSGGTGKEPSRGAPGGQPPYLFERHDPLHGGGIDVTVDMDVSMVTLALHGAWESRLQHATYAAMVKCLSEHPAVLLLDLRAVTDPHAASVTMWMTARRLGDGMEPPVQILACVPSGTALGARLHRLGAARFLSIYPTIALARAAAGRRPLTDRLVLQLHPSSGAPARARAAVIDACAAWQLPELRDRACVVVSELVINAVQHAGTAITVVLFRRGSAMHLAVGDENPRLPRLRDTFPASLDVQPHQRGLGLHIVHAAATVWGAAPTADGKVVWATIRPGTGRRWPPS; this comes from the coding sequence GTGAATCGTCAACGCAGTGGCGGGACCGGTAAAGAGCCGTCCCGCGGAGCGCCGGGTGGGCAGCCGCCGTACCTGTTCGAGCGGCACGATCCCCTGCACGGCGGGGGAATCGACGTCACCGTGGACATGGACGTGTCCATGGTGACGCTCGCCCTGCACGGCGCCTGGGAATCCCGCCTGCAGCACGCGACCTACGCCGCCATGGTGAAGTGCCTGAGCGAGCATCCCGCCGTTCTGCTCCTCGACCTGCGCGCTGTGACGGATCCGCACGCCGCCAGTGTGACCATGTGGATGACCGCCCGGCGGCTCGGCGACGGGATGGAGCCACCGGTCCAGATCCTCGCGTGCGTTCCCTCGGGCACCGCGCTCGGCGCTCGGCTCCACCGCCTGGGCGCCGCACGGTTCCTGTCGATCTACCCCACCATCGCCCTGGCCCGCGCCGCGGCCGGACGACGCCCGTTGACCGACCGCCTGGTGCTGCAGCTTCATCCCAGCTCCGGAGCCCCGGCCCGGGCCCGCGCCGCGGTCATCGACGCCTGCGCCGCCTGGCAGTTGCCCGAGCTGCGGGACCGTGCCTGCGTGGTGGTCTCCGAACTGGTCATCAACGCCGTCCAGCACGCCGGCACCGCGATCACCGTGGTCCTGTTCCGCCGTGGCTCCGCCATGCATCTCGCGGTCGGGGACGAGAACCCACGCCTCCCCCGGCTCCGCGATACGTTCCCGGCGTCCCTCGACGTCCAGCCGCATCAGCGCGGACTGGGGCTGCACATCGTGCACGCGGCGGCGACCGTGTGGGGTGCGGCGCCGACGGCGGACGGCAAGGTGGTCTGGGCCACGATCCGTCCCGGGACCGGCCGGCGGTGGCCGCCCTCCTAG
- a CDS encoding cupin domain-containing protein produces the protein MHVIRTAQAPRFEVPGVEFTALAAPSRGSAEICTWRITVAPGLRSPEAHTLDQDEIFMVVAGTIRLSPDTETLHPGDAAVVPAGEPIQLDNPGDAPAEAYVVVRAGFVPRGADGTPAGTPPWAQ, from the coding sequence ATGCACGTCATCCGCACCGCGCAGGCCCCTCGCTTCGAGGTGCCCGGCGTCGAGTTCACCGCCCTGGCCGCACCCAGCCGGGGCTCGGCCGAGATCTGTACCTGGCGGATCACCGTCGCGCCGGGCCTGCGGTCACCGGAGGCACACACGCTCGACCAGGACGAGATCTTCATGGTCGTGGCCGGCACCATCCGCCTGAGCCCGGACACGGAGACGCTCCACCCCGGGGATGCCGCGGTGGTTCCGGCGGGAGAACCGATCCAGCTTGACAACCCGGGCGACGCCCCGGCCGAGGCGTACGTGGTGGTCCGCGCCGGGTTCGTCCCCCGCGGCGCCGACGGCACGCCGGCCGGGACACCACCCTGGGCGCAGTGA
- a CDS encoding ABC transporter permease: MRTTVLGAALLVGFRPDATALEWLAALGVLMATAFALTWFAVALGMVADSVETASNTPMFLSLLPFLGSGFVPTETMPAGLRAFAGYRPFTPVIETLRGLLLGSGIGASAVVALS, translated from the coding sequence GTGAGAACGACCGTCCTCGGGGCCGCTCTGCTCGTCGGATTCCGCCCGGACGCCACGGCGCTCGAGTGGCTCGCCGCGCTCGGCGTACTGATGGCGACCGCGTTCGCGCTGACCTGGTTCGCCGTCGCGCTCGGGATGGTCGCCGACAGCGTCGAGACGGCCAGCAACACACCGATGTTCCTGAGCCTGCTGCCGTTCCTCGGCAGCGGATTCGTGCCCACCGAGACGATGCCGGCCGGGCTGCGCGCGTTCGCCGGGTACCGGCCGTTCACGCCGGTCATCGAGACGCTGCGCGGGCTGTTGCTCGGCTCCGGGATCGGTGCCAGTGCCGTCGTCGCGCTCTCCTGA